The following proteins come from a genomic window of Purpureocillium takamizusanense chromosome 13, complete sequence:
- the RPN2 gene encoding proteasome regulatory particle base subunit (BUSCO:EOG09260NJW~EggNog:ENOG503NUMK~COG:O), producing MPGLVSATGVLAFLADEEPELKVFALQTLNDDIDTVWTEVAGALSQIEALYEDETFPERQLAALVLAKVYYHLQAYNDSMVFALAAGDLFKLDAPGEFEETIISKCVDQYIAVTAAKHAKPKASKNADLPELTTTFSNASDGAVMSPTTPFSQTTLPPKSLLSRASIDNTIFDATFQPLTKQGRSASIAQLPDRATEASLQRVIERLFESCLKQGRYRQVVGIAVEAKNLDILRRVIKRASDDEKRAKTKSQDGPGPAEELMEYSLGICMDIVQERGFRTEILRLILDLLNDIPNPDYFAIARCVVYLNSDEEASRMLRTLVDNGDRTSIANAYQIAFDLYDNGTQEFLGKVLDSLPSGKQLEKAEEVVSEDPNKTTSEDAPLLENQQETPEEALPEAVAKIYRNIRSILDGSKTIRLNREFLYRNNHTDLSILNKVRDSLEGRNSIFHTAVTFCNAFMNQGTTNDKFFRDNLDWLGKAVNWSKFTATAALGVIHRGNLSQSRKLLEPYLPRTGGLGSGSIFSQGGALYAYGLIHANHGADALDYLKTQFMQAEEEVVQHGGALGLGIAGMATGNTEIFEKLKDILFQDSALNGEAVGLSMGLIMLGTGNAKALEDMITYAHETTHEKIVRGVAMGMALIMYGRQEGADVVIEGLLNDPDPTLRYGGIMTVALAYCGTGSNKAIRKLLHTAVSDVNDDVRRIAVMSLGFILFRKPGSVPRMVELLSESYNPHVRYGSAMALGISCAGTGLDEAIDLLEPMMKDPTDFVRQGALISLAMIMVQQNEVMNPKVSSIRKTLKKVVGDRHEDAMTKFGAALALGIIDAGGRNCTIGLQTQTGNLNMAGIVGMAVFTQYWYWFPFTHFLSLSFSPTAMIGLDHDLEMPGFKFHCATRQSLFDYPPEQEVKTEEGPALIATAILSTTAQAKRRAQKKERAQRRESMDVDPAPSKGGDKMEVDEEKKKDEPKEKKEGEEKEAATPTDPKKKSEKEKVGYDMDNMSRVLPGQLKYISFPAGRYKPVKKPTGGPLLLDDTQPDEPKSLIEEKLKKVTTERAPVAGQQSAARASRAAANRSLLESLAAEHGRSPHGNNAVLDMFRQQQQQQQGRSPFGLVDPQTPSGGSAGMGSGAAAAAGVLTAVDEDGEGDEEAQVPGEFEYFTDAEDEDEE from the exons ATGCCTGGCCTCGTCTCTGCGACCGGCGTCCTGGCCTTtctggccgacgaggagcccgagCTCAAGGTCTTTGCCCTGCAGACCCTCAACGATGATATTGACACCGTTTGGACCGAGGTGGCCGGAGCTTTGAGCCAAAT CGAGGCCCTGTACGAAGACGAAACGTTCCCCGAGCGCCAGCTGGCTGCTCTCGTCCTGGCCAAGGTCTACTATCACCTCCAAGCCTACAACGACAGCATGGTCTttgctctcgccgccggtgaccTCTTCAAGCTTGACGCACCGGGCGAGTTCGAGGAGACCATCATCTCCAAGTGCGTCGACCAGTAcatcgccgtcaccgccgccaaacatgccaagcccaaggccTCTAAGAACGCCGACCTGCCCGAGCTCACCACTACCTTCTCCAATGCCTCTGATGGCGCCGTCATGTCCCCGACGACACCTTTTTCGCAGACGACCCTTCCGCCCAAGTCCCTGCTCTCCCGCGCGTCCATCGACAACACCATATTCGATGCTACCTTCCAACCGCTAACCAAGCAAGGTCGCTCGGCCTCCATTGCTCAGCTCCCCGACCGCGCCACAGAGGCCTCCCTGCAGCGTGTCATTGAGCGCCTCTTTGAGAGCTGCCTGAAGCAGGGCCGTTACAGGCAGGTTGTTGGTATCGCCGTCGAAGCAAAGAATCTCGACATTCTCCGCCGGGTTATTAAGCgtgccagcgacgacgagaaacGCGCCAAGACGAAGTCGCAAgacggccctggccctgccgAGGAGCTCATGGAGTACTCGTTAGGCATCTGCATGGATATTGTGCAGGAGCGCGGCTTCCGCACCGAAATTCTCCGCCTGAtcctcgacctgctcaacGATATACCGAACCCGGACTACTTCGCCATTGCCCGATGCGTCGTCTACCTCAActccgacgaggaggcctCCCGCATGCTACGGACCCTTGTCGACAACGGCGATCGCACATCCATCGCCAATGCCTACCAAATCGCCTTTGATCTGTACGACAATGGCACACAAGAGTTCCTTGGCAAGGTGCTAGACTCCCTGCCGTCGGGAAAGCAGCTGGAGAAGGCAGAGGAGGTGGTCTCCGAGGACCCTAACAAGACCACCTCGGAAGACGCCCCGTTGTTGGAAAATCAACAGGAAACCCCCGAGGAGGCTCTGCCTGAAGCCGTCGCCAAGATCTACCGCAACATTCGGTCCATCCTGGACGGGTCCAAGACGATCCGCCTCAACCGCGAATTCCTCTACCGCAACAACCACACTGACTTGAGCATTCTCAACAAGGTCCGCGACagcctcgagggccgcaaCTCCATCTTCCACACGGCCGTCACCTTCTGCAATGCCTTCATGAACCAAGGTACCACCAACGACAAATTCTTCCGGGACAACCTTGACTGGCTCGGCAAGGCCGTCAACTGGTCCAAGTTcaccgccactgccgccctGGGTGTAATCCATCGCGGGAACTTGTCGCAGTCCCGCAAGCTGCTGGAGCCGTATCTGCCGAGAACGGGCGGACTGGGCAGTGGCTCAATCTTTAGCCAGGGCGGTGCCCTGTACGCCTATGGCCTCATCCATGCCAaccatggcgccgacgcgctcgactACCTCAAGACACAGTTCATGCAGGCTGAGGAAGAGGTCGTCCAGCACGGAGGCGCCCTTGGCCTGGGCATCGCCGGTATGGCGACTGGCAACACCGAGATCTttgagaagctcaaggaTATCCTGTTCCAAGATTCGGCACTCAATGGCGAGGCTGTTGGTCTCTCCATGGGTCTCATCATGCTCGGCACAGGCAACGCCAAGGCGCTTGAAGACATGATCACATATGCGCATGAGACGACCCACGAGAAGATTgtccgcggcgtcgccatgggcatggcgCTCATCATGTACGGCCGACAGGAAGGTGCCGATGTTGTCATCGAAGGCCTTCTGAACGACCCCGACCCGACGCTCCGGTACGGTGGTATCATGACGGTCGCTCTGGCGTACtgcggcaccggcagcaaCAAGGCGATCCGAAAGCTCCTCCACACTGCTGTCAGCGATGTCAATGACGATGTCCgtcgcatcgccgtcatgaGCCTGGGCTTCATTCTCTTCCGCAAGCCTGGCAGTGTGCCGCGCATGGTTGAGCTGCTCTCCGAGTCGTACAACCCCCACGTTCGCTACGgctccgccatggccctggGCATCTCTTGCGCCGGCActggccttgacgaggccATCGATTTGCTGGAGCCCATGATGAAGGACCCAACCGACTTTGTCCGGCAGGGCGCTCTGATCTCGTTGGCCATGATTATGGTTCAGCAAAACGAGGTGATGAATCCCAAGGTCTCGTCTATCCGCAAGACTCTCAAAAAGGTCGTCGGTGACCGCCACGAAGACGCCATGACCAAgttcggcgccgccctcgcacTCGGCATTATCGATGCCGGTGGCCGCAACTGCACCATCGGACTCCAGACTCAGACCGGCAACCTCAACATGgcgggcatcgtcggcatggccgtcttcaccCAATACTGGTACTGGTTCCCGTTCACCCACTTCCTGTCACTCAGCTtctcgcccacggccatgATCGGCCTCGACCACGACCTCGAGATGCCCGGCTTCAAGTTTCACTGCGCCACCCGCCAGAGCTTGTTCGACTACCCGCCCGAGCAAGAGGTCAAGACCGAGGAGGGCCCCGCCCTGATTGCCACGGCCATCTTGTCGACGACTGCACAGGCAAAGCGAAGAGCACAGAAGAAAGAACGTGCCCAGCGTCGCGAGAGCATGGATGTTGACCCGGCCCCGAGCAAGGGCGGAGACAAGATGGAGGTTGacgaagagaagaagaaggatgAGCCtaaggagaagaaggagggtgaggagaaggaggcagCTACGCCTACCGACCCTAAGAAGAAGTCTGAGAAGGAAAAAGTCGGCTACGACATGGACAACATGAGCCGTGTTCTGCCTGGGCAGCTCAAGTACATCAGCTTCCCCGCTGGCCGGTATAAGCCAGTTAAGAAG CCGACGGGTGGCCCCCTGCTTCTGGACGACACGCAGCCCGATGAGCCCAAGTCTCTcatcgaggagaagctgaaGAAGGTGACGACAGAGCGCGCGCCCGTGGCGGGCCAGCAGAGCGCCGCTCGCGCGAGCCGGGCCGCGGCAAACCGGTCACTGTTGGAGAGCCTGGCGGCCGAGCACGGACGCTCCCCGCACGGGAACAACGCCGTGTTGGACATGttccgccagcagcaacagcagcagcagggccgctCGCCGTTTGGTCTCGTCGACCCGCAGACGCCCAGCGGCGGTAGCGCTGGCATGGGCTcgggagccgcggcggcggccggcgtcctGACGGCcgttgacgaggacggcgagggcgacgaggaggcgcaggTGCCTGGGGAGTTTGAGTA
- a CDS encoding uncharacterized protein (COG:S~EggNog:ENOG503NY3F), translated as MDSRTSTMDSTSSAASGQIYGGQDQYAQDMNSSMSSLASSVRQEGVEEARDGLTPRSNGPTSAAASPAVTQTRSQATATPVGGPSQGSSAHLSGLMCNVHRTTGREPPPLVGATTTILGDKLYVFGGRILSRSRPAPLTADLYELDLIRRHWMKLETSGDTPPPRYFHSMCPLGDTKMVCYGGMSPAASQSASADQQQPEVTVMSDIYTYDVSSKKWTYLPAQDAPQGRYAHCACILPSSASFASTKAPLSALQHNPSTGNPNEGRIGINIDGSGGAEMVIVGGQDGANHYIEQISVFNLRSLKWTSTQPLGKSCGAYRSVAAPLPPSVTSRIGKLAQNASQRTDGGISQEAREPGSSMLIYSNYNFLDVKLELQIRASDGTLTERPMSGTYSPPGLRFPNGGVIDTHFVVSGTYLTSSKQEYALWALDLRTLTWSRIDAGGSVFSQGSWNRGVLWNRRNTFVILGNRKRSLVDDYNHRRINFSNVCMVELEAFGFYDNPRKTSPLSGFISASSPYSGPGLSLTRKAGYTAGGRFHSRASEELGEKALAMRELSDMDILCIGGERIPVNSRIVARRWGPYFVQLLREGTASQDGSDGFTLRSGLSSNPLRASALTITPNSKNTPEGSSVNSGSILSTSASSTSLSTGPVPGSSGTTAGQGEDINPATTNTAPTPRSLPPNLRPRCVYLPHTYLTVQALLHFLYTSSLPPLSSPLCTPQILCSLLQIARPYRVDGLLEAVVERLHALLDSRNAAAVFNATAMAAGGGRGIDGSLNPNFFVGSLDPIGSPTSTSDFSLGGTTANEAFSSDLTAAAGGLSINTSVQPSRPHSGEVSASTSRSGSEWGSEVGGSEGERFIWNGELSSVARYMQPDSKGEVNVWDSGLQGHE; from the exons ATGGACAGCAGAACGAGCACGATGGATTCGACAAGTTCGGCGGCCTCTGGGCAAATATATGGTGGACAAGACCAATACGCGCAAGACATGAATAGCAGTATGAGCAGCCTCGCCAGCTCTGTTAGGCAGGAGGGTGTGGAAGAAGCACGAGATGGGCTTACGCCTCGGAGCAATGGGCCGACATCCGCTGCGGCGTCGCCAGCCGTGACACAAACGAGGTCGCAAGCTACTGCCACACCCGTTGGAGGGCCGTCTCAGGGGTCCTCTGCTCACTTATCTGGATTGATGTGCAATGTGCACCGCACGACCGGACGCGAGCCTCCACCCCTTGTCGGCGCCACCACTACGATCCTAGGAGACAAGCTGTACGTTTTCGGCGGCAGGATACTGTCCCGTAGCCGCCCGGCACCATTGACTGCAGATCTGTATGAGCTCGACCTTATTCGCCGGCACTGGATGAAGCTCGAGACGAGTGGCGacacgccgcccccgcgatATTTCCATTCCATGTGTCCCCTTGGAGACACCAAGATGGTCTGCTACGGGGGCATGTCTCCCGCGGCTAGCCAGTCTGCGTCtgccgaccagcagcagcctgaaGTCACCGTCATGTCTGACATTTACACCTACGACGTTTCGTCCAAGAAGTGGACGTACTTGCCAGCCCAGGATGCCCCGCAGGGCCGATATGCGCATTGCGCTTGCATCctgccgtcctcggcatccttTGCCTCGACCAAAGCACCGCTGTCCGCACTTCAACACAATCCGTCAACAGGAAACCCGAATGAGGGCCGCATCGGCATCAATATTGATGGCTCGGGTGGCGCGGAGATGGTCATTGTGGGTGGTCAGGATGGCGCAAACCATTATATTGAGCAGATCAGCGTCTTCAACCTTCGCAGCCTCAAGTGGACGTCGACTCAGCCGCTGGGGAAGAGCTGTGGTGCTTATCGGAGTGTCGCGGCTCCGCTTCCCCCATCAGTGACATCTAGAATTGGAAAGCTGGCCCAAAACGCCTCACAGCGAACGGACGGTGGCATCAGTCAAGAGGCACGAGAGCCGGGCTCTTCCATGCTAATTTACTCCAACTATAACTTTCTGGATGTCAAGCTGGAGCTTCAGATCCGTGCGTCGGACGGCACCCTGACGGAACGGCCCATGTCAGGCACGTATTCGCCCCCGGGACTTCGATTTCCTAATGGCGGCGTGATTGACACCCATTTCGTGGTGAGCGGGACGTATCTCACTTCCTCAAAGCAAGAGTACGCCCTTTGGGCGTTGGACTTGAGGACTTTGACCTGGAGTCGCATAGACGCCGGCGGGAGCGTTTTCAGCCAAGGAAGCTGGAACCGAGGTGTCTTGTGGAACCGCCGCAACACATTTGTCATACTTGGGAACAGGAAACGCAGCCTTGTGGACGACTACAACCATCGGCGCATCAACTTTTCGAATGTCTGCATGGTGGAGCTGGAGGCTTTCGGGTTTTATGATAACCCGCGCAAAACTAGCCCATTGTCCGGTTTTATCTCGGCGAGCAGTCCTTACTCTGGTCCAGGCCTTAGCCTCACGCGCAAGGCAGGGtacacggcgggcggccgttTCCATtcccgagcgagcgaggagcTTGGCGAGAAAGCCCTCGCCATGCGAGAACTGTCCGACATGGACATCTTGTGTATCGGCGGTGAGCGCATACCGGTTAACTCGCGAATTGTCGCGAGGAGATGGGGGCCGTATTTTGTGCAGCTCCTCAGGGAAGGGACAGCGTCGCAAGATGGCAGTGATGGCTTCACGCTGCGTTCTGGCCTCTCCAGCAATCCGCtgagggcgtcggcgttgaCCATTACACCCAACTCGAAGAACACGCCCGAGGGATCGTCCGTCAATAGCGGATCTATACTATCGACGTCGGCATCCAGCACGTCTCTATCCACGGGCCCCGTTCCAGGCAGCTCCGGAACAACGGCCGGCCAGGGAGAAGATATCAACCCAGCCACCACGAACACTGCGCCGACACCTCGGTCGCTGCCCCCAAATCTTCGCCCGCGATGCGTCTATCTACCACATACATACCTGACTGTTCAGGCACTACTCCATTTTCTTTACACAAGCTCACTCCCGCCACTGTCGTCACCTCTTTGTACGCCGCAGATTCTATGCTCACTTCTCCAGATCGCGAGGCCGTATCGCGTAGACGGTCTTCTTGAAGCCGTTGTCGAACGCCTCCACGCTCTTTTGGATAGCAGGAACGCTGCAGCAGTGTTCAacgcgacggccatggccgcaggaggcggccgtggtATTGACGGGTCTCTCAACCCTAACTTCTTTGTTGGCAGCCTTGACCCCATTGGCTCGCCGACTTCGACCTCTGACTTCTCTCTGGGTGGCACGACTGCGAACGAAGCGTTCTCATCTGACTTGACTGCCGCAGCTGGAGGCTTGAGCATCAACACCAGCGTCCAGCCAAGTCGCCCACACAGCGGCGAGGTTTCTGCCTCTACCAGCCGCAGTGGTTCAGAATGGGGTTCCGAAGTCGGAGGCAGCGAAGGGGAACGCTTCATATGGAATGGCGAGCTGAGTAGT GTGGCCCGGTATATGCAGCCGGACAGCAAGGGGGAGGTCAACGTGTGGGACTCGGGATTGCAGGGCCATGAATGA
- the PRX1 gene encoding peroxiredoxin 1 (EggNog:ENOG503NW6E~COG:O), with protein MATKEPIRLGSKAQGFVADSSKGEIDFEKFAADSWVVLFSHPQDFTPVCTTELGAFAKLEPEFTKRGVKLLGLSADSTKSHEGWIKDIAEVTGGQVNFPIIADYDRKVANLYDMIDYQDPTNIDHDELPLTIRSVFFIDPKFKIRTIISYPASTGRNASEVLRVIDSLQASDKYKIATPVDWLPGQDVIVANSVKDPQAKELFPDFRTIKHYLRYTTLPQEA; from the exons aTGGCCACGAAAGAACCCATCCGTCTCGGCAGCAAGGCCCAGGGTTTCGTCGCTGATTCCAGCAAGGGCGAAATCGACTTTGAGAAGTTCGCTGCTGATAGCTGGGTCGTTCTCTTCTCTCACCCTCAGGACTTCACCCCTGTCTGCACCACTGAGCTAGGTGCTTTCGCCAAGCTCGAGCCCGAGTTCACCAAGCGCGGCGTCAAGTTGCTTGGCCTGTCGGCCGATTCGACCAAGAGTCACGAGGGCTGGATCAAGGACATCGCCGAGGTGACTGGTGGGCAGGTTAACTTTCCCATTATTGCCGACTACGACCGTAAAGTCGCCAATCTTTATGACAT GATCGACTACCAAGACCCCACCAATATCGACCACGACGAACTCCCTCTCACCATCCgctccgtcttcttcatcgacCCCAAATTCAAGATCCGCACCATCATTTCTTACCCTGCCTCGACTGGCCGCAACGCTTCCGAGGTCCTGCGAGTTATCGACTCGTTGCAGGCCAGTGACAAGTACAAGATCGCCACTCCTGTTGACTGGCTCCCTGGTCAGGATGTTATTGTTGCGAACAGCGTCAAGGACCCTCAGGCCAAGGAGTTGTTCCCCGACTTCCGCACCATTAAGCATTACCTGCGCTACACTACTCTTCCCCAGGAGGCTTGA
- a CDS encoding uncharacterized protein (COG:S~EggNog:ENOG503NY3F) — protein sequence MAQPAGLTNLQDSPRRRNSPLSEPEANASRSTTEGYSPDSFSGVYRGVQQAPRLPRKSSALGFNESAIIASGSKRTSTYQPSQATKSSPKPEAQHAKQLSLKHSLAKPLPQTPTQHGPATPIASQSAGQDTRLRPPELKMDSRTSTMDSTSSAASGQIYGGQDQYAQDMNSSMSSLASSVRQEGVEEARDGLTPRSNGPTSAAASPAVTQTRSQATATPVGGPSQGSSAHLSGLMCNVHRTTGREPPPLVGATTTILGDKLYVFGGRILSRSRPAPLTADLYELDLIRRHWMKLETSGDTPPPRYFHSMCPLGDTKMVCYGGMSPAASQSASADQQQPEVTVMSDIYTYDVSSKKWTYLPAQDAPQGRYAHCACILPSSASFASTKAPLSALQHNPSTGNPNEGRIGINIDGSGGAEMVIVGGQDGANHYIEQISVFNLRSLKWTSTQPLGKSCGAYRSVAAPLPPSVTSRIGKLAQNASQRTDGGISQEAREPGSSMLIYSNYNFLDVKLELQIRASDGTLTERPMSGTYSPPGLRFPNGGVIDTHFVVSGTYLTSSKQEYALWALDLRTLTWSRIDAGGSVFSQGSWNRGVLWNRRNTFVILGNRKRSLVDDYNHRRINFSNVCMVELEAFGFYDNPRKTSPLSGFISASSPYSGPGLSLTRKAGYTAGGRFHSRASEELGEKALAMRELSDMDILCIGGERIPVNSRIVARRWGPYFVQLLREGTASQDGSDGFTLRSGLSSNPLRASALTITPNSKNTPEGSSVNSGSILSTSASSTSLSTGPVPGSSGTTAGQGEDINPATTNTAPTPRSLPPNLRPRCVYLPHTYLTVQALLHFLYTSSLPPLSSPLCTPQILCSLLQIARPYRVDGLLEAVVERLHALLDSRNAAAVFNATAMAAGGGRGIDGSLNPNFFVGSLDPIGSPTSTSDFSLGGTTANEAFSSDLTAAAGGLSINTSVQPSRPHSGEVSASTSRSGSEWGSEVGGSEGERFIWNGELSSVARYMQPDSKGEVNVWDSGLQGHE from the exons ATGGCACAACCCGCGGGACTGACCAACCTACAGGActcgcctcgacgacgcaacTCCCCTCTGTCGGAACCCGAGGCGAATGCCTCTCGATCAACGACCGAAGGCTATAGTCCCGACAGTTTTTCTGGCGTATATCGAGGCGTTCAACAGGCTCCCAGGCTTCCCAGAAAGAGCTCCGCGCTTGGTTTTAACGAATCCGCGATCATCGCCAGCGGGAGCAAACGCACTTCTACCTATCAGCCTTCACAGGCAACGAAATCATCGCCCAAACCTGAAGCTCAGCATGCAAAGCAGCTGAGCCTGAAGCATAGCCTCGCCAAACCTCTGCCGCAGACACCTACGCAGCACGGCCCCGCCACACCGATCGCTTCACAATCGGCGGGCCAAGATACGCGACTCCGCCCGCCTGAGCTCAAGATGGACAGCAGAACGAGCACGATGGATTCGACAAGTTCGGCGGCCTCTGGGCAAATATATGGTGGACAAGACCAATACGCGCAAGACATGAATAGCAGTATGAGCAGCCTCGCCAGCTCTGTTAGGCAGGAGGGTGTGGAAGAAGCACGAGATGGGCTTACGCCTCGGAGCAATGGGCCGACATCCGCTGCGGCGTCGCCAGCCGTGACACAAACGAGGTCGCAAGCTACTGCCACACCCGTTGGAGGGCCGTCTCAGGGGTCCTCTGCTCACTTATCTGGATTGATGTGCAATGTGCACCGCACGACCGGACGCGAGCCTCCACCCCTTGTCGGCGCCACCACTACGATCCTAGGAGACAAGCTGTACGTTTTCGGCGGCAGGATACTGTCCCGTAGCCGCCCGGCACCATTGACTGCAGATCTGTATGAGCTCGACCTTATTCGCCGGCACTGGATGAAGCTCGAGACGAGTGGCGacacgccgcccccgcgatATTTCCATTCCATGTGTCCCCTTGGAGACACCAAGATGGTCTGCTACGGGGGCATGTCTCCCGCGGCTAGCCAGTCTGCGTCtgccgaccagcagcagcctgaaGTCACCGTCATGTCTGACATTTACACCTACGACGTTTCGTCCAAGAAGTGGACGTACTTGCCAGCCCAGGATGCCCCGCAGGGCCGATATGCGCATTGCGCTTGCATCctgccgtcctcggcatccttTGCCTCGACCAAAGCACCGCTGTCCGCACTTCAACACAATCCGTCAACAGGAAACCCGAATGAGGGCCGCATCGGCATCAATATTGATGGCTCGGGTGGCGCGGAGATGGTCATTGTGGGTGGTCAGGATGGCGCAAACCATTATATTGAGCAGATCAGCGTCTTCAACCTTCGCAGCCTCAAGTGGACGTCGACTCAGCCGCTGGGGAAGAGCTGTGGTGCTTATCGGAGTGTCGCGGCTCCGCTTCCCCCATCAGTGACATCTAGAATTGGAAAGCTGGCCCAAAACGCCTCACAGCGAACGGACGGTGGCATCAGTCAAGAGGCACGAGAGCCGGGCTCTTCCATGCTAATTTACTCCAACTATAACTTTCTGGATGTCAAGCTGGAGCTTCAGATCCGTGCGTCGGACGGCACCCTGACGGAACGGCCCATGTCAGGCACGTATTCGCCCCCGGGACTTCGATTTCCTAATGGCGGCGTGATTGACACCCATTTCGTGGTGAGCGGGACGTATCTCACTTCCTCAAAGCAAGAGTACGCCCTTTGGGCGTTGGACTTGAGGACTTTGACCTGGAGTCGCATAGACGCCGGCGGGAGCGTTTTCAGCCAAGGAAGCTGGAACCGAGGTGTCTTGTGGAACCGCCGCAACACATTTGTCATACTTGGGAACAGGAAACGCAGCCTTGTGGACGACTACAACCATCGGCGCATCAACTTTTCGAATGTCTGCATGGTGGAGCTGGAGGCTTTCGGGTTTTATGATAACCCGCGCAAAACTAGCCCATTGTCCGGTTTTATCTCGGCGAGCAGTCCTTACTCTGGTCCAGGCCTTAGCCTCACGCGCAAGGCAGGGtacacggcgggcggccgttTCCATtcccgagcgagcgaggagcTTGGCGAGAAAGCCCTCGCCATGCGAGAACTGTCCGACATGGACATCTTGTGTATCGGCGGTGAGCGCATACCGGTTAACTCGCGAATTGTCGCGAGGAGATGGGGGCCGTATTTTGTGCAGCTCCTCAGGGAAGGGACAGCGTCGCAAGATGGCAGTGATGGCTTCACGCTGCGTTCTGGCCTCTCCAGCAATCCGCtgagggcgtcggcgttgaCCATTACACCCAACTCGAAGAACACGCCCGAGGGATCGTCCGTCAATAGCGGATCTATACTATCGACGTCGGCATCCAGCACGTCTCTATCCACGGGCCCCGTTCCAGGCAGCTCCGGAACAACGGCCGGCCAGGGAGAAGATATCAACCCAGCCACCACGAACACTGCGCCGACACCTCGGTCGCTGCCCCCAAATCTTCGCCCGCGATGCGTCTATCTACCACATACATACCTGACTGTTCAGGCACTACTCCATTTTCTTTACACAAGCTCACTCCCGCCACTGTCGTCACCTCTTTGTACGCCGCAGATTCTATGCTCACTTCTCCAGATCGCGAGGCCGTATCGCGTAGACGGTCTTCTTGAAGCCGTTGTCGAACGCCTCCACGCTCTTTTGGATAGCAGGAACGCTGCAGCAGTGTTCAacgcgacggccatggccgcaggaggcggccgtggtATTGACGGGTCTCTCAACCCTAACTTCTTTGTTGGCAGCCTTGACCCCATTGGCTCGCCGACTTCGACCTCTGACTTCTCTCTGGGTGGCACGACTGCGAACGAAGCGTTCTCATCTGACTTGACTGCCGCAGCTGGAGGCTTGAGCATCAACACCAGCGTCCAGCCAAGTCGCCCACACAGCGGCGAGGTTTCTGCCTCTACCAGCCGCAGTGGTTCAGAATGGGGTTCCGAAGTCGGAGGCAGCGAAGGGGAACGCTTCATATGGAATGGCGAGCTGAGTAGT GTGGCCCGGTATATGCAGCCGGACAGCAAGGGGGAGGTCAACGTGTGGGACTCGGGATTGCAGGGCCATGAATGA